One Streptomyces sp. NBC_00223 genomic window carries:
- a CDS encoding LysR family transcriptional regulator produces MQFQQLAYFVAVADARHFTRAAEAVHVSQPSLSQQIRALENELGAALFSRARGNITLTAAGEALLPLARRILADAETARHEVLELAQLRRGRVRLGATPSLCTGLLPDVLRIYHDRHPGVQLLIEEGGSHDLVRKLARGTLDLALVVLPLPSPSPALTTVELFQEDLVVVSSIGSEPPRSPVRIADLEGRPMVMFRHGYDLRDLTLGACRAAGFEPYFTVEGGEMDAVLGFVRAGLGIGVVPGMVAARAGHELRVTPLARPGLRRTVALAHRSDVAPPRAARVLQEVLLAAARSAPTATAG; encoded by the coding sequence ATGCAGTTCCAGCAGCTGGCGTACTTCGTGGCCGTCGCCGACGCCCGGCACTTCACCCGGGCGGCGGAAGCGGTCCATGTCTCGCAGCCGTCGCTCTCCCAGCAGATCCGGGCGCTGGAGAACGAACTCGGCGCGGCGCTCTTCAGCCGGGCCCGCGGCAACATCACGCTCACCGCCGCAGGGGAGGCGCTGCTGCCGCTGGCCCGGCGCATCCTGGCGGACGCGGAGACCGCCCGGCACGAGGTGCTGGAACTGGCGCAGCTGCGCCGCGGCCGGGTCAGGCTCGGCGCGACGCCGAGCCTGTGCACCGGCCTGCTGCCCGATGTGCTGCGGATCTACCACGACCGGCACCCGGGCGTGCAGTTGCTGATCGAGGAGGGCGGATCGCACGACCTGGTACGGAAGTTGGCGCGGGGCACGCTCGATCTCGCGCTGGTCGTCCTGCCGTTGCCGAGCCCGTCGCCCGCGCTGACCACGGTCGAGCTGTTCCAGGAGGACCTGGTCGTGGTGTCGTCGATCGGGTCCGAGCCGCCGCGCTCGCCGGTGCGGATCGCCGATCTCGAAGGGCGGCCGATGGTGATGTTCCGGCACGGGTACGACCTGCGGGACCTCACCCTGGGGGCGTGCCGGGCGGCGGGCTTCGAGCCGTACTTCACCGTCGAGGGCGGGGAGATGGACGCGGTGCTGGGCTTCGTCCGCGCGGGCCTGGGCATCGGGGTGGTGCCGGGGATGGTCGCGGCCCGGGCCGGGCACGAGCTGCGGGTCACCCCGCTGGCCCGCCCGGGGCTGCGGCGCACGGTCGCGCTGGCCCACCGCAGCGACGTGGCGCCGCCGAGGGCCGCGCGGGTCCTCCAGGAAGTCCTGCTGGCCGCCGCCCGGAGCGCCCCCACGGCCACGGCGGGCTGA
- a CDS encoding succinate dehydrogenase: MALATRTDRRPSLARTVWDSSVGKKTIMAVSGLFMLLYLVAHMLGNLKIFFGPDDFNGYAHWLRTLGEPALHYEWALWIIRVLLAAAAVAHGVCAYQLSRRDLRARPVGYAHRRARSSYATRTMRWGGVILGLFIVWHLLDLTTLTVNRNAQPGHPYQNVEATFHTWYGDVIYIVAMLALGLHIRHGFWSAAQTLGAGSRGRDRVLKTTANVLALALTAGFIAVPVSVMCGIVN; encoded by the coding sequence ATGGCACTGGCAACGCGGACGGACCGACGGCCGTCCCTGGCCCGGACCGTGTGGGACTCCTCCGTCGGCAAGAAGACGATCATGGCGGTGAGCGGCCTTTTCATGCTGCTCTACCTGGTCGCCCACATGCTCGGCAACCTCAAGATCTTCTTCGGCCCCGACGACTTCAACGGCTACGCGCACTGGCTGCGCACCCTCGGCGAGCCGGCCCTGCACTACGAGTGGGCGCTGTGGATCATCCGGGTGCTGCTCGCCGCCGCCGCCGTGGCGCACGGCGTGTGCGCCTACCAGCTCAGCCGCCGCGACCTGCGGGCCCGCCCGGTCGGCTACGCGCACCGCAGGGCCCGCAGCAGCTACGCCACCCGGACCATGCGCTGGGGCGGGGTGATCCTCGGCCTGTTCATCGTCTGGCACCTGCTCGACCTCACCACGCTCACCGTCAACCGCAACGCGCAGCCCGGCCACCCGTACCAGAACGTCGAGGCGACCTTCCACACCTGGTACGGCGACGTGATCTACATCGTCGCCATGCTCGCGCTGGGCCTGCACATCAGGCACGGCTTCTGGAGCGCCGCCCAGACCCTCGGCGCGGGCAGCCGCGGCCGCGACCGCGTACTCAAGACCACCGCCAACGTCCTCGCGCTGGCACTGACGGCCGGTTTCATCGCCGTGCCGGTGAGTGTCATGTGCGGAATCGTCAACTGA
- a CDS encoding fumarate reductase/succinate dehydrogenase flavoprotein subunit → MSDYPQYVTGAPLADTRAPGGPIAERWDTRRFTAKLVNPANRRKHTVIVVGTGLAGGSAGATLAEQGYRVVQFCYQDSPRRAHSIAAQGGINAAKNYRNDGDSVHRLFYDTVKGGDFRSRESNVHRLAQISVEIIDQCVAQGVPFAREYGGLLDTRSFGGVQVSRTFYARGQTGQQLLLGAYQALSRQIAAGNVEMRPRTEMLDLIVVDGRARGIVARDLVTGEISSHVADAVVLATGGYGNVFYLSTNAMNSNATAIWRAHRRGAYFANPCFTQIHPTCIPRTGEHQSKLTLMSESLRNDGRIWVPRAKGDTRGPADIPEAERDYYLERIYPSFGNLVPRDIASRAAKNVCDEGRGVGPGGQGVYLDFADAIARLGRGAVEERYGNLFEMYERITAENPYEVPMRIYPAVHYTMGGLWVDYDLQTTLPGLFAIGEANFSDHGANRLGASALMQGLADGYFVLPATLNDYLARHPRGDEVDPAHPAVAEAVTATRERLRRLVGVDGDRTADSFHREIGELMWEHCGMARNEEGLRKALARIPEIREEFWRRIKVPGIEAEFNQSLERANRVVDYLELAELVCLDALHRAESCGGHFREESQSADGEAARRDEEFAYAAAWEFTGTGAAPVLHKEDLVFEYVHPTQRSYA, encoded by the coding sequence ATGAGCGATTACCCGCAGTACGTGACCGGAGCGCCGCTGGCCGACACCCGCGCGCCCGGCGGACCGATCGCCGAGCGCTGGGACACCCGCCGCTTCACCGCGAAACTCGTCAACCCCGCCAACCGCCGCAAGCACACCGTGATCGTCGTCGGCACCGGCCTGGCCGGCGGCTCGGCCGGCGCCACACTGGCCGAACAGGGCTACCGCGTCGTCCAGTTCTGCTACCAGGACTCGCCGCGCCGGGCGCACTCCATCGCCGCCCAGGGCGGCATCAACGCGGCCAAGAACTACCGCAACGACGGCGACTCCGTGCACCGGCTGTTCTACGACACCGTCAAGGGCGGCGACTTCCGCTCCCGCGAGTCCAACGTCCACCGACTGGCGCAGATCTCGGTCGAGATCATCGACCAGTGCGTCGCCCAGGGCGTGCCCTTCGCCCGTGAGTACGGCGGCCTGCTCGACACCCGCTCCTTCGGCGGCGTCCAGGTCTCCCGTACGTTCTACGCGCGCGGCCAGACCGGGCAGCAGCTCCTGCTCGGCGCCTACCAGGCACTGTCCCGGCAGATCGCCGCCGGGAACGTCGAGATGCGTCCGCGCACCGAGATGCTCGACCTGATCGTCGTCGACGGGCGGGCCCGCGGCATCGTCGCCCGCGACCTGGTCACCGGCGAGATCAGCAGCCACGTCGCGGACGCCGTGGTGCTGGCGACCGGCGGCTACGGCAACGTCTTCTACCTGTCGACCAACGCCATGAACTCCAACGCCACCGCGATCTGGCGGGCCCACCGCCGCGGCGCGTACTTCGCCAACCCCTGCTTCACCCAGATCCACCCCACCTGCATCCCGCGGACCGGCGAGCACCAGTCCAAACTCACCCTGATGAGCGAGTCGCTGCGCAACGACGGCCGGATCTGGGTCCCCAGGGCCAAGGGCGACACCCGTGGCCCCGCCGACATCCCCGAGGCCGAGCGCGACTACTACCTGGAGCGGATCTACCCCTCCTTCGGCAACCTCGTCCCCCGCGACATCGCCTCGCGCGCCGCGAAGAACGTCTGCGACGAGGGCCGCGGCGTCGGACCCGGCGGCCAGGGCGTCTATCTGGACTTCGCCGACGCTATCGCCCGCCTCGGCCGAGGCGCCGTCGAGGAGCGCTACGGCAACCTCTTCGAGATGTACGAGCGGATCACCGCCGAGAACCCGTACGAGGTCCCGATGCGGATCTACCCGGCCGTGCACTACACGATGGGCGGCCTGTGGGTGGACTACGACCTCCAGACCACCCTCCCGGGGCTGTTCGCGATCGGCGAGGCCAACTTCTCCGACCACGGCGCGAACCGGCTCGGCGCGTCCGCCCTCATGCAGGGGCTGGCCGACGGCTACTTCGTGCTGCCCGCCACCCTCAACGACTACCTCGCCCGCCACCCCCGCGGCGACGAGGTGGACCCCGCGCACCCGGCCGTGGCCGAGGCCGTCACCGCGACCCGCGAGCGGCTGCGGCGGCTGGTCGGCGTCGACGGCGACCGTACCGCCGACTCCTTCCACCGCGAGATCGGCGAACTGATGTGGGAGCACTGCGGCATGGCCAGGAACGAGGAGGGGCTGCGCAAGGCGCTGGCCCGGATCCCCGAGATCCGCGAGGAGTTCTGGCGCCGGATCAAGGTGCCCGGCATCGAGGCCGAGTTCAACCAGTCGCTGGAGCGGGCCAACCGCGTCGTGGACTACCTCGAACTCGCCGAGCTGGTCTGCCTCGACGCGCTGCACCGCGCGGAGTCCTGCGGCGGCCACTTCCGCGAGGAGTCGCAGAGCGCCGACGGCGAGGCCGCGCGGCGCGACGAGGAGTTCGCGTACGCCGCCGCCTGGGAGTTCACCGGCACCGGCGCCGCGCCCGTGCTGCACAAGGAAGACCTCGTCTTCGAGTACGTCCACCCCACCCAGCGGAGCTACGCATGA